In Actinomycetota bacterium, one genomic interval encodes:
- a CDS encoding energy-coupling factor transporter ATPase, with translation MLIEMAKVTFEYLPGTPLAHTALTDISLTIAEGDFVALVGPTGSGKSTLIQHLNGLLTPTSGSLSFRGRRVGSDVSPLELRREIGLIFQFPESQLFEHTVADDIGFGPRRQGLAGPEVASRVENALIQVGLDYAHYAQRSPFSLSGGEQRLVAIAGVLAMRPRFLVLDEPTSGLDACGKEAVFDCLDRLNNEGVAILMVTHSMDEVAESARRIIVLNEGKIVLDDKPERIFARASFLREIGLDIPKAAELVLRLREKGFDIEADSVSMRSVVASVAAAVKERCAN, from the coding sequence GTGTTGATAGAGATGGCAAAGGTCACCTTTGAATACCTGCCCGGGACACCGCTGGCCCATACCGCGCTCACCGATATCAGCCTGACGATTGCCGAGGGTGATTTTGTCGCTCTGGTGGGGCCGACCGGCTCGGGAAAATCGACGCTCATCCAGCACCTCAACGGCCTGCTGACCCCCACATCCGGCTCTCTGTCGTTTCGGGGCAGACGCGTCGGTAGCGATGTGAGTCCCCTGGAGCTGCGCCGCGAAATCGGGCTTATCTTTCAGTTTCCCGAGAGCCAGCTCTTCGAGCATACGGTCGCCGATGATATCGGCTTCGGCCCGCGCCGGCAGGGTTTGGCCGGCCCCGAGGTCGCGTCGCGTGTCGAGAATGCGCTAATCCAAGTCGGGCTCGATTACGCGCATTATGCGCAAAGGTCGCCGTTTAGCTTGAGCGGAGGCGAGCAGCGCCTCGTCGCTATCGCGGGAGTGCTCGCGATGCGCCCGCGTTTTCTCGTCCTCGACGAGCCGACCAGCGGCCTCGACGCCTGCGGCAAGGAGGCCGTCTTCGATTGCCTCGACCGTCTCAACAACGAAGGCGTCGCGATTCTCATGGTAACGCACAGCATGGATGAGGTGGCCGAATCCGCCCGCCGCATCATCGTCTTGAACGAAGGCAAGATAGTCCTCGACGATAAACCGGAGAGAATCTTTGCCCGTGCGAGCTTCTTGAGAGAGATCGGTTTAGATATCCCCAAAGCCGCGGAACTCGTCCTTAGGTTGCGCGAAAAAGGCTTCGATATCGAAGCCGACAGTGTCTCGATGCGCTCGGTCGTCGCAAGCGTCGCCGCCGCCGTCAAAGAGAGGTGTGCGAATTGA
- the rplQ gene encoding 50S ribosomal protein L17: MRHAKKGRKIGTSARHREAILSGLVRQIIIHERIQTTEAKAKEVRPAVEKMITLGKRGDLHARRQALAKLGDKDTVHKLFAEVGPRFAERNGGYTRILKLGPRQGDAAPMALIELV, encoded by the coding sequence ATGAGACACGCGAAAAAGGGAAGAAAAATCGGAACCAGTGCTCGCCACAGAGAGGCGATATTATCCGGTTTGGTGCGACAAATCATAATCCACGAGCGGATTCAGACGACCGAAGCGAAGGCGAAAGAGGTACGGCCGGCGGTTGAGAAGATGATCACGCTGGGCAAGCGCGGTGACTTGCATGCAAGAAGGCAGGCACTGGCGAAGCTCGGCGACAAAGACACGGTCCACAAACTCTTCGCGGAGGTCGGCCCGCGCTTCGCCGAGCGAAACGGCGGCTATACGCGGATTCTAAAACTCGGCCCGCGCCAGGGCGACGCCGCTCCCATGGCCCTTATCGAATTGGTCTAA
- the rpsK gene encoding 30S ribosomal protein S11, giving the protein MAKKKTVTRVKRRERKNIVHGAAHIQSTFNNTIVTITDQQGNTIAWQSAGASGFKGSRKSTPFAAQVAAEAVAKKAQEHGMKRVDVYVKGPGAGRETAIRTLQANGLEVAGITDVTPVPHNGCRPRKRRRV; this is encoded by the coding sequence TTGGCTAAGAAAAAGACGGTCACAAGAGTAAAGCGCAGAGAGCGCAAGAACATCGTACATGGCGCTGCCCATATACAGAGCACGTTTAACAACACGATTGTCACAATCACCGACCAACAGGGCAATACTATAGCTTGGCAGAGCGCGGGCGCCTCGGGTTTCAAGGGGTCTCGTAAGAGTACGCCGTTTGCCGCTCAGGTGGCGGCGGAAGCTGTCGCTAAAAAAGCGCAAGAGCACGGAATGAAGAGGGTGGATGTTTATGTGAAGGGTCCGGGCGCCGGTCGTGAGACCGCAATCAGGACCTTACAGGCGAACGGCTTGGAAGTCGCCGGAATCACCGACGTGACGCCGGTGCCGCATAACGGCTGCCGCCCTAGAAAAAGGAGAAGAGTGTAG
- the truA gene encoding tRNA pseudouridine(38-40) synthase TruA, whose product MRNIRLTLEYDGGGFSGWQKQAKQEVRTIQGELERAIQTLLGGAVETNTAGRTDTGVHAFGQVVNFTTESDMSIRRIPYSLNAILPDDIVIKDAAEVSADFDARRDPKWREYHYYVLNRPYRSVFFDRFVCYEPRQLDVAAMDEAVAQLKGRHDFTSFCNTLSASKLDNPVRTILDISCARSDNIVWAGEPLDGLVMLRVRAHAFLHNMVRIIAGTAIDAGLGNISPQDIPAILEAKERARAGQTAPAKGLTLVRVEY is encoded by the coding sequence TTGCGAAACATCAGGCTCACACTCGAATACGACGGGGGCGGCTTTAGCGGCTGGCAGAAACAAGCCAAGCAAGAAGTACGAACGATCCAGGGCGAACTCGAGCGCGCGATTCAGACCCTTCTCGGTGGGGCGGTCGAGACGAACACCGCCGGGCGCACCGATACCGGTGTCCACGCCTTCGGCCAGGTGGTCAACTTCACCACCGAATCCGATATGTCCATCCGCCGCATCCCATATTCGCTCAACGCCATTCTCCCGGACGACATCGTCATCAAGGACGCGGCTGAAGTCTCCGCTGATTTCGACGCGCGCCGCGACCCCAAATGGCGCGAGTACCACTACTATGTTCTCAACCGGCCCTACCGCTCAGTCTTCTTCGACCGGTTCGTCTGCTATGAGCCGCGCCAACTCGATGTCGCCGCTATGGACGAAGCGGTCGCGCAGCTCAAAGGTCGCCATGATTTTACGAGCTTCTGCAATACCTTGAGCGCGTCCAAGCTCGACAATCCCGTCCGCACCATCCTCGATATCTCGTGCGCGCGCTCCGACAATATCGTCTGGGCGGGGGAGCCGCTCGATGGGCTGGTCATGCTGCGCGTGCGCGCCCACGCGTTCTTGCACAACATGGTGCGAATCATCGCCGGCACCGCCATCGACGCCGGCCTCGGCAATATCTCGCCGCAAGATATTCCCGCGATACTCGAAGCCAAAGAGCGCGCCAGGGCGGGGCAAACCGCCCCCGCGAAAGGTCTCACGTTGGTGAGAGTGGAATACTAA
- a CDS encoding energy-coupling factor transporter ATPase, with amino-acid sequence MVEFKNVSFDYGDDENKINALKDISLTIEDGEFVAILGHNGSGKSTLARLINGLLAPSRGEVLVDGISTVDRSAVWRIRRRVGMVFQNPDNQIIASRVEEDVAFGPENLGCEPAEIRARVDEALAAVGMRDFAHFDPHLLSGGEKQRVAIAGALAMRPKYLVFDEATSMLDPRGREEIVGTTRRLNSDYGITVIFITHIPEEAALAGRVVVLSGGTIAMDGAPQAVFADVDALASLGVGVPKARLLARGLEQAGIDIPDSILTVDDLVAALC; translated from the coding sequence ATGGTCGAGTTCAAAAACGTCTCGTTCGACTACGGCGATGATGAAAACAAAATAAACGCGCTAAAAGATATCAGCCTAACCATCGAAGACGGCGAGTTCGTCGCGATTCTCGGCCATAACGGCTCGGGCAAATCGACCTTGGCGCGCCTGATAAACGGGCTCCTTGCGCCGTCGCGCGGCGAGGTGCTCGTCGACGGCATCTCGACCGTCGACAGGAGCGCCGTCTGGCGTATCCGCCGGCGGGTCGGCATGGTCTTCCAGAACCCGGACAACCAGATTATCGCGTCGCGGGTCGAGGAAGACGTCGCTTTCGGGCCGGAGAACCTGGGGTGCGAACCGGCTGAGATAAGGGCGCGCGTCGATGAGGCGCTCGCGGCCGTCGGCATGCGCGACTTCGCCCACTTCGACCCGCATCTCCTTTCCGGGGGAGAGAAGCAGCGCGTCGCCATCGCCGGAGCGCTGGCGATGAGACCTAAGTATCTCGTCTTCGACGAGGCGACTTCGATGCTCGACCCCAGGGGACGCGAAGAGATAGTGGGGACCACGCGGCGGCTCAATAGCGACTACGGGATAACCGTCATCTTCATAACACATATCCCCGAGGAAGCGGCGCTCGCCGGCAGGGTCGTCGTTTTATCCGGGGGCACTATAGCGATGGACGGAGCGCCGCAAGCGGTCTTCGCCGACGTCGATGCCTTAGCCTCCCTCGGCGTCGGTGTGCCGAAAGCGCGCCTGCTCGCGCGCGGGCTGGAGCAGGCCGGAATCGACATCCCCGACAGTATCCTCACTGTAGACGATTTGGTGGCCGCGTTGTGTTGA
- the rpsM gene encoding 30S ribosomal protein S13, whose translation MARIAGVDLPREKRVEIGLTYIYGIGLSKAREILAGSAISVDTRVRNLTEEEVIRLREYIDKNLKVEGDLRREVSQNIKRLMEIGCYRGLRHRRGLPVRGQRTHTNARTRKGPRRAVGAKRKK comes from the coding sequence TTGGCACGTATAGCAGGCGTTGATCTGCCAAGAGAGAAGAGAGTCGAGATAGGCTTAACATATATTTATGGTATCGGTCTTTCGAAAGCTCGTGAGATTTTGGCGGGTTCAGCCATTAGCGTCGATACGAGGGTGCGCAATCTGACCGAAGAAGAGGTTATCAGGCTTCGTGAGTACATCGACAAGAACCTCAAGGTCGAGGGTGACCTGCGTCGCGAAGTGTCTCAGAACATCAAACGTCTTATGGAGATAGGATGTTATCGCGGCTTGAGACACCGCCGGGGTCTACCCGTTCGCGGGCAACGGACACATACCAATGCGCGCACTCGAAAAGGTCCGCGCAGAGCCGTCGGCGCAAAGCGTAAGAAATAG
- a CDS encoding type II toxin-antitoxin system VapC family toxin has product MSTFIDTSAFLAILGADDLNHEKSKEAWKYLVGRKEALVCSNYVLIETFALVQHRLGIEAVITFQNDVFPILTIEWVDELSHLSGVAAVLATRRKRLSLVDCVSFSVMRKLGINVAFTFDRHFKEQGFRCIP; this is encoded by the coding sequence ATGAGCACCTTTATCGATACCTCGGCATTTCTAGCTATCCTCGGCGCCGACGATTTAAACCACGAAAAGTCCAAAGAAGCTTGGAAATATCTTGTTGGTCGAAAAGAAGCCCTTGTATGCAGCAATTACGTTTTAATTGAAACCTTTGCTTTAGTTCAACATCGTCTGGGAATTGAAGCGGTAATAACTTTCCAAAATGACGTGTTCCCCATCCTTACCATAGAGTGGGTGGATGAATTAAGCCATTTATCCGGGGTAGCGGCTGTTTTAGCTACAAGGCGAAAAAGGCTAAGTCTTGTCGATTGCGTAAGCTTTTCTGTTATGCGCAAGCTCGGAATCAATGTAGCGTTTACCTTTGACCGCCACTTTAAAGAGCAGGGGTTTAGGTGTATTCCCTAA
- the map gene encoding type I methionyl aminopeptidase, whose amino-acid sequence MIIKKSADEIATMRRAGRIVAKTLEFIEKKIEPGVLTEQLDAAAEEFIRESGARPAFKGYKGFPASICASLNEVVVHGIPGKRRLQEGDIISIDVGTEVDGYYADAAATFPVGEISVEARRLIDVTKRSLEDAIAKCVEGNYLYDVSHAIQTRVEAAGYSVVREFVGHGIGREMHEEPQIPNFGSPGKGPRLQAGMVFAIEPMVNIGGYKVEILRDEWTVVTADRTLSAHFEHTVAITREEPVLLTVL is encoded by the coding sequence ATGATCATAAAGAAAAGTGCGGATGAAATCGCTACGATGCGGCGTGCCGGCCGTATAGTCGCGAAGACCCTGGAGTTCATTGAAAAAAAGATAGAACCCGGAGTGCTGACGGAACAACTCGACGCGGCGGCGGAAGAGTTCATCCGCGAAAGCGGCGCGAGACCCGCTTTCAAGGGTTACAAGGGATTTCCCGCCTCTATCTGCGCCTCGCTCAATGAAGTCGTAGTCCATGGGATCCCCGGCAAGAGAAGGTTACAGGAAGGGGATATAATCAGCATCGACGTGGGCACGGAAGTCGATGGTTATTATGCCGATGCCGCCGCGACATTTCCGGTCGGCGAGATATCGGTCGAGGCGCGGAGACTGATAGACGTCACGAAGCGCTCGCTCGAAGACGCAATCGCGAAGTGCGTCGAGGGCAACTATCTCTATGATGTCTCGCATGCCATTCAGACGAGGGTCGAGGCGGCAGGGTATTCGGTCGTCCGGGAATTCGTCGGGCACGGGATTGGGCGCGAGATGCACGAAGAGCCGCAAATTCCGAACTTCGGCTCACCGGGCAAGGGTCCGAGATTGCAGGCGGGAATGGTCTTTGCAATCGAGCCGATGGTCAATATCGGCGGTTACAAGGTCGAGATATTGCGGGACGAATGGACGGTCGTCACCGCCGACCGCACGCTCTCGGCGCACTTTGAGCATACGGTGGCGATTACGCGAGAAGAACCGGTCTTATTGACGGTACTGTAG
- a CDS encoding DNA-directed RNA polymerase subunit alpha: MLDIRKPSISAEEARENAARFSVEPLERGFGYTLGNSLRRVLLSSLPGAAITSVKIEGVAHEFGTIKGVREDVSDIILNLKETVLRLHGDGPATLRINAKGPKEVTAADIEYPADVEVINPDLYIATLNDDGKLEVEMVVEHGRGYVSAERNKRASDAIGVLPVDSIFSPTKKVTYSVENTRVGQRTDFDKLILEVETNGSISPFEAVSVAARIVNDHMNLFMEQAIEFSSAPIFVTDVNERDRTLDSPIEDLELSVRSYNCLKREGVNTVQGLVELNEADLVKIRNFGAKSIEEVKEKLKDLGLALKSS, from the coding sequence ATGTTAGATATCCGTAAGCCGAGTATCTCCGCGGAAGAGGCGCGAGAAAATGCCGCTCGCTTTAGTGTCGAGCCGCTGGAAAGAGGCTTCGGTTATACCTTAGGCAATTCGCTAAGAAGAGTTTTATTGTCATCTCTACCGGGTGCCGCGATAACATCGGTGAAAATCGAGGGTGTGGCACATGAGTTCGGCACTATCAAAGGGGTAAGGGAAGATGTCTCCGATATCATCCTCAATCTCAAAGAGACGGTGTTAAGGCTCCACGGCGATGGGCCGGCGACCCTGCGGATTAATGCGAAAGGTCCGAAGGAAGTAACCGCCGCGGACATAGAATATCCGGCTGATGTCGAGGTCATAAATCCCGACCTGTATATCGCCACTCTTAACGATGACGGCAAATTAGAGGTAGAGATGGTTGTCGAGCACGGGCGCGGTTACGTATCGGCCGAGCGGAACAAGAGGGCGTCGGACGCGATTGGCGTATTGCCGGTAGACTCGATATTCAGCCCGACCAAAAAGGTGACCTACTCTGTCGAGAACACGCGCGTCGGGCAGCGGACCGATTTCGACAAACTCATCCTCGAAGTCGAGACGAACGGCAGCATATCGCCTTTTGAGGCAGTCAGTGTCGCCGCTAGAATCGTCAACGACCACATGAACCTTTTCATGGAGCAGGCCATCGAGTTCTCGTCCGCGCCGATTTTTGTGACCGATGTCAACGAGCGAGACAGGACGCTCGACTCGCCCATCGAGGACCTCGAGCTGTCGGTGCGTTCATACAATTGCTTAAAGCGGGAGGGCGTCAACACGGTGCAGGGACTCGTCGAGCTGAATGAAGCCGATCTCGTTAAGATAAGAAATTTTGGCGCGAAATCGATCGAAGAAGTCAAAGAAAAGCTGAAAGACCTGGGTCTTGCGCTAAAGTCTAGCTAG
- a CDS encoding ribbon-helix-helix protein, CopG family — translation MVRTQVQLTKEQIEALKKLAGKKHVSVAELVRRGVDIVIRSEAEVSGEELRQRAISAAGKFRSGKPDLSTEHDEYLAEALDS, via the coding sequence ATGGTTAGAACACAAGTTCAATTAACGAAAGAACAAATAGAGGCTCTAAAAAAGCTTGCGGGCAAGAAACATGTCTCCGTTGCCGAGCTGGTTCGCCGGGGTGTCGACATCGTAATTCGATCAGAAGCAGAGGTCTCGGGCGAAGAATTGAGACAACGAGCAATTTCCGCAGCCGGAAAGTTCAGATCGGGCAAACCCGACTTATCGACCGAGCATGATGAATACCTTGCCGAGGCGCTTGACTCATGA
- the hrcA gene encoding heat-inducible transcription repressor HrcA yields the protein MLDARKKAILYVAVQEYILTAEPVSSQKLVEKYQLGVSSATVRNELATLEALGYLHQPHTSAGRIPTDMGYRYYVDGITDKPGLTHQEENSIVKLFSSINMEMEELMKETTHILSNVTSYIAVTLAPSFKKSTLKHIDLVSLSPRHVLLVLITDKGQVLKRTVSMEPFAGEMGEIERFLNEKLQGLDSTGISALKDTLTLPDRDAFRTASTVINAILDIIESDERERVFLSGTAGIYGQPEFEELSKVHSLLNAIEQGYRLMQWLEDSVRTRKVLVRIGSENTDDDMRGCSIITSGYQLDNETQGTLGIIGPTRMNYSRAISVVELISDKLSKALVELRS from the coding sequence ATGCTCGATGCAAGAAAGAAAGCCATCCTCTACGTCGCCGTACAGGAGTACATTCTCACGGCCGAGCCCGTAAGCTCGCAAAAGCTTGTGGAGAAGTACCAGCTCGGGGTCAGCTCCGCCACGGTCCGAAACGAGCTGGCTACGCTCGAGGCTCTCGGGTACCTCCACCAGCCGCATACGTCCGCCGGGCGCATCCCGACCGACATGGGCTACCGGTACTATGTCGACGGCATAACCGATAAGCCGGGTCTGACCCACCAAGAGGAAAACTCTATCGTTAAGCTCTTCTCGTCCATCAATATGGAGATGGAAGAGCTTATGAAAGAGACGACCCATATACTATCCAACGTGACCAGCTATATAGCGGTCACGCTCGCCCCGTCGTTTAAGAAGAGCACGCTCAAGCACATCGATCTCGTCTCGCTTTCGCCGCGGCATGTGCTGCTGGTTCTCATAACCGACAAGGGCCAGGTTTTGAAACGAACGGTGAGCATGGAGCCTTTTGCCGGGGAGATGGGCGAGATAGAGCGTTTCTTAAATGAGAAGCTCCAGGGACTAGACAGTACCGGCATCTCCGCGCTGAAGGATACTTTGACCCTGCCCGACCGGGACGCGTTCCGTACCGCGTCGACCGTGATAAACGCGATACTCGATATCATCGAGAGCGATGAGCGCGAACGCGTCTTTTTGAGCGGGACGGCCGGCATCTACGGGCAACCCGAGTTTGAAGAACTGTCGAAGGTCCACTCGCTGCTCAACGCCATCGAGCAGGGGTATCGTTTGATGCAGTGGCTGGAAGACTCGGTCAGGACGCGCAAGGTGCTCGTTAGAATCGGCTCCGAGAATACCGACGACGATATGCGGGGCTGCAGTATTATCACGAGCGGCTACCAGCTCGACAACGAGACCCAGGGCACGCTCGGCATCATCGGCCCGACCCGGATGAATTACTCGCGGGCCATATCGGTCGTCGAGTTGATATCCGATAAACTCAGCAAGGCTCTCGTCGAGCTGAGGTCGTAA
- the dnaJ gene encoding molecular chaperone DnaJ — protein sequence MSQKDFYEMLGVSRNATQDEIKKAYRRLARKYHPDVNKDEPNTEAMFKEVNEAYEVLSDPDKRRNYDMYGSAKGGPAFGNAGDFSGFGDFESAFGDVFGMFFGDWQRNTGGAKTGAQRGSDLSLEMTVDFEEAVFGADKEVEIARLVSCDTCGGSGVKAGTSPETCASCNGLGEIRSEQRTVFGTFVRSAPCAKCKGAGKIITNPCGDCNGQGRKPVHEKLKVEVPAGIDNGMTMKLSGKGEAGVRGGRAGDLYVMINVRPHSIFERQGNNLFCHYPITFPQAALGTDVQIPTLEGFETLKIPAGTQTGSTFKLKGKGVPSLRNHVRGDIIIQAVIETPHKLTDRQKELLHELARELGHDVQESSGGILGRIKDAFGAK from the coding sequence ATGTCCCAAAAAGATTTTTACGAGATGTTAGGTGTGTCGCGCAACGCGACGCAGGACGAGATAAAGAAAGCCTATCGCAGGCTGGCCAGGAAGTATCATCCCGACGTAAACAAGGACGAGCCCAATACCGAGGCGATGTTTAAAGAGGTCAATGAAGCCTACGAGGTTTTGAGCGACCCCGATAAGCGTCGTAATTACGATATGTACGGCTCCGCCAAAGGCGGCCCGGCGTTCGGCAACGCCGGTGATTTTAGCGGTTTCGGCGATTTCGAATCGGCTTTCGGCGATGTTTTTGGGATGTTCTTCGGGGATTGGCAGCGCAATACGGGCGGGGCCAAGACCGGCGCCCAGCGCGGGTCTGATTTAAGTCTCGAGATGACCGTCGATTTCGAGGAAGCGGTATTCGGCGCCGACAAAGAGGTCGAAATAGCGCGGCTCGTATCGTGCGATACTTGCGGCGGCAGCGGCGTCAAGGCGGGGACCTCTCCCGAGACGTGCGCGAGCTGCAACGGTTTAGGCGAAATCCGCAGCGAACAGAGGACCGTTTTCGGCACGTTTGTCCGCTCGGCCCCGTGCGCTAAGTGTAAAGGCGCCGGCAAGATAATCACCAACCCCTGCGGCGATTGTAACGGCCAGGGTAGAAAACCGGTCCATGAGAAGTTAAAGGTCGAGGTTCCGGCGGGCATCGACAACGGTATGACGATGAAACTCTCGGGCAAAGGCGAGGCGGGCGTGCGCGGCGGCCGCGCCGGCGACCTCTATGTAATGATAAACGTTAGGCCGCACTCGATATTCGAGCGCCAGGGTAACAACCTCTTCTGCCATTACCCGATTACCTTCCCGCAGGCCGCTCTCGGAACCGATGTTCAAATCCCGACCCTGGAAGGTTTTGAAACACTCAAAATACCGGCGGGCACCCAGACGGGGAGCACCTTTAAGCTCAAGGGCAAGGGTGTGCCGTCCCTAAGGAATCATGTTCGCGGCGATATAATAATCCAGGCCGTCATCGAGACGCCGCACAAGCTCACCGACCGCCAGAAAGAGCTTCTCCACGAGCTTGCCCGCGAACTCGGCCACGATGTCCAGGAGTCGTCGGGCGGCATTCTCGGGCGCATAAAAGACGCGTTCGGCGCAAAGTAG
- the rpsD gene encoding 30S ribosomal protein S4, with protein sequence MARYTGPVCKLCRREMQKLFLKGDKCLTDKCAIERRPYPPGEHGRGRRKDSEYYLQLREKQKTKRIYGVLEKQFRNYYELAAKTKGITGENLLQILESRLDNVVYRMGFAFSRAVSRQDVRHGHITVNGRKVDIPSFRVKPGDVIAVAGNIARMKDAAESVNKAAVPPWLDVDYKNLTAKVTGLATRQDIDIPVQEKMIVELYSK encoded by the coding sequence ATGGCAAGATATACCGGTCCTGTCTGTAAATTATGCAGAAGAGAGATGCAAAAGCTCTTCTTAAAGGGCGATAAGTGTTTGACCGACAAGTGCGCGATCGAGAGACGCCCATATCCGCCGGGCGAGCACGGTCGCGGCAGGCGTAAAGATTCAGAGTACTATCTGCAGTTGCGCGAGAAGCAAAAGACAAAGCGGATATATGGCGTTTTGGAGAAGCAATTCCGCAACTACTATGAACTCGCCGCTAAGACCAAGGGCATCACCGGCGAGAACTTGCTCCAAATCCTTGAGAGCCGTCTCGACAACGTTGTCTATCGCATGGGATTTGCGTTTTCGCGCGCGGTATCACGTCAGGACGTGCGCCATGGTCACATCACAGTCAACGGCCGCAAAGTAGATATCCCTTCGTTCCGCGTAAAACCGGGCGACGTGATAGCCGTGGCCGGGAATATCGCGCGCATGAAAGACGCGGCGGAGTCGGTCAACAAGGCGGCGGTACCGCCGTGGCTCGACGTGGATTATAAGAACCTGACCGCAAAAGTAACCGGGTTGGCGACACGCCAAGATATCGATATTCCGGTTCAAGAGAAGATGATCGTCGAGCTTTACTCGAAGTAA
- the rpmJ gene encoding 50S ribosomal protein L36 has product MKVRPSVKRICEKCKIIKRHGRVLVICENPRHKQRQG; this is encoded by the coding sequence ATGAAAGTAAGACCATCTGTAAAACGCATATGTGAGAAGTGCAAGATAATAAAGAGGCACGGCAGGGTTTTGGTGATTTGTGAGAACCCGCGCCACAAGCAGCGCCAGGGGTAA
- a CDS encoding energy-coupling factor transporter transmembrane protein EcfT: MRFGLTIGEYYPVDSPVHALDPRVKILLVLVFTIAVFAVVNFSGLAAAAALIVGVALVSKVPIRLAVKGVRPLLYLLAFTFIIHLFTGAKPWIELGPLHISLPGARSGALVGIRLVILVVGAAFLTLTSTPIELTDAIESLLAPLKKVRVPAHEIAMMMTIALRFIPTLAAETDKIVKAQASRGARFESSNPVTRARSFIPVLVPLFLSVFRRADELAEAMEARAYRGGEGRTRMRRLEMKGRDVLTLISVTAVFVGLAWFGRLPLV; encoded by the coding sequence TTGAGGTTCGGCCTGACCATCGGTGAATACTACCCGGTCGACTCGCCGGTCCACGCGCTCGACCCCAGGGTTAAGATATTGTTGGTGCTCGTATTTACGATAGCGGTATTTGCGGTTGTCAATTTTTCGGGTCTCGCCGCCGCCGCCGCTCTCATCGTGGGGGTGGCCTTGGTGAGCAAGGTGCCGATTCGGCTCGCCGTCAAAGGGGTGCGCCCGCTTCTATATCTGCTCGCGTTCACCTTCATCATACATCTGTTCACCGGGGCTAAACCCTGGATAGAGTTGGGCCCGCTCCATATCAGCTTGCCCGGCGCGCGCTCGGGTGCGCTCGTCGGCATCAGGCTGGTAATCCTGGTCGTGGGCGCCGCGTTTCTCACCCTGACCTCGACCCCTATCGAGCTGACCGACGCCATCGAGTCGCTGCTCGCGCCGCTGAAAAAAGTTCGCGTCCCCGCGCATGAGATAGCGATGATGATGACGATTGCGCTTCGCTTCATTCCGACGCTCGCCGCCGAGACCGATAAAATCGTCAAAGCCCAGGCATCCCGAGGCGCGCGCTTCGAATCATCCAACCCGGTCACCAGGGCGAGAAGTTTCATCCCGGTCTTGGTCCCGCTCTTCTTAAGCGTCTTTCGCCGCGCCGACGAACTCGCCGAAGCCATGGAGGCGCGCGCCTATCGCGGCGGTGAAGGTCGCACGAGGATGCGCCGGCTTGAGATGAAGGGGCGAGATGTGCTGACCCTGATATCTGTGACAGCCGTTTTTGTGGGCCTGGCCTGGTTCGGACGGCTTCCGCTGGTGTAG
- the infA gene encoding translation initiation factor IF-1 has product MPRKEDAIEVEGKVIEPLPNAMFRVELDNGHKVLAHISGKMRMHYIRILPGDRVVVELSPYDLTRGRIVYRFK; this is encoded by the coding sequence GTGCCAAGAAAAGAAGACGCGATAGAAGTCGAAGGCAAGGTAATCGAGCCTTTACCAAATGCGATGTTTCGGGTCGAACTCGATAACGGCCATAAAGTGCTCGCGCATATCTCAGGTAAGATGCGAATGCATTATATCCGTATTCTGCCGGGGGACCGGGTGGTAGTCGAGCTGTCGCCCTACGATTTGACCAGGGGGCGTATAGTCTATAGGTTCAAGTAG